The region GTCCACTGCAATTGGGCATCTGGGATGAAAACTGCAGCCGGATGGAGGGTTTATAGGGCTTGGAACATCACCTTTAAGCACTGTTGGCTCTCTTTTTCTGCTAGGGTCCGCAATTGGCACCGAGGAGATTAATATTTTTGTATATGGATGTAGCGGGTTTTTATAGAGTTCTTTGCTTGGGGATATTTCAACTATCTTACCTAAATACATAACAGCCACTTTATCACTAATATGCCTAACTACCCTAAGGTCATGTGAAATAAACAGATAAGTCAGCTTAAACTTTTCTTGCAGTTCTATGAACAAGTTTATAATCTGTGCCTGAACTGAAACATCAAGTGCCGATATAGGCTCATCGCAGACTATAAACTTCGGCTTAAGAGCTAGAGCCCTTGCAATTGCAATACGCTGACGCTGCCCACCGCTAAACTCATGAGGATATCTTGTAAGGGCATCCTCTCTAAGACCAACGGTGATCATAAGCTCTTTTACTAAATCCCGTCTTTGTTCTCCAGAGGCGACGTTATGTATTGTTAGTCCTTCGGATATTATGCTCTCTACTTTCATTCTTGGGTTAAGTGAACCGTAGGGGTCTTGGAATACAATCTGCATTTCCCGTCTAAAAGGCCGCATTGCTGAGGGGGTTAAGTTGGTAATGTCATTGTTCTCAAAGAGAATCTCCCCATCACTTGGTTCAAGGAGTTTAAGAATGGTTTTGCCAAGCGTTGTTTTTCCGCACCCGCTCTCGCCGACAAGCCCTATGGTCTGGCCTTCTCCTATTGAAAGGTCAATGCCATCCACTGCTTTTACATAATTTGTTACTCTAGATAATATCCCCGATTTTATGGGGAAATATTTCTTGAGTCCTTCGATTTTGATTAGTTCTTTCATATCAGCCATGTCAGCTCTCTATTTTTACCTCATTTGTTCTCCAGCATGCTGCTGAGTGATTTCCATGTACTATTTCAAGAGGTGGCTCATCTGATTTGCATTTATCAATCACAAGCGGGCAGCGCTCGGCAAATCTGCATCCTAACGGAAAATTCTCAGGGCTCGGTACAACTCCGGGTATGGCATTTAGCATCTCTTTGTTTTCATGAAGATCGGGGACTGAATTTAAAAGCCCTACTGTATAAGGATGGTGAGGCTCTTTAAATATATCTTGTGTTTTTCCATGCTCCACAACTTTTCCCGCATACATTACATATACTTCATCAGCTACTTCTGCAATTATTCCAAGGTCGTGAGTTATCAGTAGTACCGCCATTCCCATTTTTACTCTTAGTTCGTCTATGAGCTCTAAAATCCCCGCCTGAATAGTCACATCTAGAGCTGTAGTCGGCTCATCTGCTATCAGCACTTCAGGGTTGCAGGCAAGTGCCATTGCAATCATAACCCTTTGAGACATTCCTCCGCTAAGCTCATGCGGGTAATTGCTTATTCTTCTCTCGGGGGCTGGTATTCCCACCAGCTTAAGGAGTTCGATTACCCTCTCATATTCTTCTTTTCTTGATAGATTAAGGTGTGTTCTGAGCGCCTCTCCTATTTGATCGCCCACGGTGAAAACAGGGTTTAAGGAGCTTATCGGCTCTTGGAATATCATAGATATCCTATTTCCTCTGATCGATCTCATATCACGGTCTGAGTAATCAAGAATATTTGCTCCGTCAAACATGATCTCTCCGGTATCAATACTTCCGGGAGGCTCTGGTATTAATCTCATTGCTGACAGCGCTGTCACCGTTTTGCCGCAGCCGCTCTCTCCTACGACGCCTATTATTTTTCCCTTGGGCACATTTATAGATACCCCGCCAACTACCTCTACTTTCTTTCCCTCAGAGGCAAATGAGATTCTTATGTCCTTAATTTCAAGAGCGTTTTCCATTTTCTTTTATTCACTTCCCAAAAATTTTGGGTCAATTGCGTTTCTAAATCCTTCTCCTAAAAGATTAAATGAGGTCACAGTTACAAATATAGCCGCACCGGGAAATAGGACAAGCCACCAGGCGAAATCTACATAGCGCTGAGACTGAGAAAGTATATCTCCCCAGCTGGGCTCTGGTGGCGGGACTCCAAAACCTAAGAAACTAAGTCCCGATTCAACAAGTATGGCTCCTGCAACACCAAATGATATGTC is a window of Thermodesulfobacteriota bacterium DNA encoding:
- a CDS encoding dipeptide ABC transporter ATP-binding protein → MADMKELIKIEGLKKYFPIKSGILSRVTNYVKAVDGIDLSIGEGQTIGLVGESGCGKTTLGKTILKLLEPSDGEILFENNDITNLTPSAMRPFRREMQIVFQDPYGSLNPRMKVESIISEGLTIHNVASGEQRRDLVKELMITVGLREDALTRYPHEFSGGQRQRIAIARALALKPKFIVCDEPISALDVSVQAQIINLFIELQEKFKLTYLFISHDLRVVRHISDKVAVMYLGKIVEISPSKELYKNPLHPYTKILISSVPIADPSRKREPTVLKGDVPSPINPPSGCSFHPRCPIAVDKCKTYEPELRDVGNGHFVSCHLV
- a CDS encoding ABC transporter ATP-binding protein, encoding MENALEIKDIRISFASEGKKVEVVGGVSINVPKGKIIGVVGESGCGKTVTALSAMRLIPEPPGSIDTGEIMFDGANILDYSDRDMRSIRGNRISMIFQEPISSLNPVFTVGDQIGEALRTHLNLSRKEEYERVIELLKLVGIPAPERRISNYPHELSGGMSQRVMIAMALACNPEVLIADEPTTALDVTIQAGILELIDELRVKMGMAVLLITHDLGIIAEVADEVYVMYAGKVVEHGKTQDIFKEPHHPYTVGLLNSVPDLHENKEMLNAIPGVVPSPENFPLGCRFAERCPLVIDKCKSDEPPLEIVHGNHSAACWRTNEVKIES